A single genomic interval of Anthonomus grandis grandis chromosome 17, icAntGran1.3, whole genome shotgun sequence harbors:
- the LOC126746183 gene encoding plasma membrane ascorbate-dependent reductase CYBRD1 isoform X4, whose protein sequence is MAKNKMHAAHRHYEDDNEWGCGSWLEYTVVVVLASVLLLGSLGLTLYWTFVYRDGFAWRENPAKEFNLHPVLMVAGFITFSGFSVLLYRICRCCRRIYVKLLHTVFHALAIPCIALGFLAVLDSHNLAQPPIPNFYSLHSWIGLTAMGLFAIQFVVGFFSFLILLCCEGATAGFRAALVPIHASFGLTTFILAIAAALTGLTEKALFELGPSYKYVRDEGIVVNTIGVSLVALAILMGYILQRDEFRYRAHILIRSGDL, encoded by the exons TCATCGGCACTACGAGGACGACAACGAATGGGGCTGCGGCAGTTGGCTCGAGTACACCGTGGTGGTGGTACTGGCCAGCGTACTCCTGCTCGGCTCCCTCGGGCTCACCCTCTACTGGACGTTCGTTTACAGGGACGGATTCGCGTGGCGCGAGAATCCAGCCAAGGAGTTCAACCTGCACCCAGTCCTGATGGTCGCCGGTTTCATTACCTTCAGCGGATTTT cgGTGCTACTGTACAGGATATGCAGGTGCTGTAGACGGATCTACGTGAAGCTGTTGCACACGGTGTTCCACGCCCTGGCGATACCGTGTATCGCCCTCGGGTTCCTCGCCGTACTGGACTCGCACAACTTGGCTCAACCGCCGATACCCAACTTTTACTCGTTGCACAGTTGGATCGGTTTGACCGCCATGGGACTGTTTGCCATACAG TTCGTGGTCGGATTCTTCAGTTTCCTGATCTTGTTGTGCTGCGAGGGCGCCACTGCCGGCTTTAGGGCCGCCCTTGTGCCCATCCACGCCTCCTTCGGTCTCACCACGTTCATTTTGGCCATCGCAGCCGCCCTCACCGGTCTCACCGAGAAGGCTCTGTTCGAATTGGG GCCCAGTTATAAGTACGTCCGCGATGAAGGGATCGTGGTGAACACGATCGGGGTCTCACTGGTCGCGCTCGCCATCCTAATGGGGTACATACTGCAAAGGGACGAGTTTAGATATAGGGCCCACATCCTCATCAGATCTGGAGAtctttag